One window of Alteriqipengyuania lutimaris genomic DNA carries:
- a CDS encoding efflux RND transporter permease subunit, producing MNISRFFIDRPIFACVLAVLVTLVGAISYFFLPVSQYPDIVPPTVTVTAVYPGASAETVADTVANPIEQEINGVDGMLYQSSESTGDGRMTITVTFAPGTDLDEAQVLVQNRVAIAEARLPEEVQRLGIVTRKTTPDFLMVVNLVSPDGSLDREYISNYAQTRIKDRVARLEGVGDVQMFGQRELAMRVWIDPGRAAALGLTGSDVVRALRAQNVQVAAGTLGQQPSPDSAFQLNVETQGRFTSPDQFGQVVIRTDEQGRQIHVSDVARVEIGAADYATSAYLNDTDSVILPVFQKPGSNALAAAEGVKATMDELAADFPQGLEYRIVYNPTEFIAESIDAVLHTLLEAVVLVVLVIIVFLQKARASIIPVLAIPISLVGTFAVLAMLGYSLNNLSLFGLVLAIGIVVDDAIVVVENVERNLEAGYSPLEAARRSMDEVGSALIAIVLVLCAVFVPTLFMGGLSGEFYKQFAVTISAATIISLFVSLTLSPALSALLLRPHEHLPEDAPRWRKAIERAGDRFNAGFERFSDSYARLTGRLVAMPRRMMLAYGVLIGLTGFALVMTPTGFVPQQDQGYFVSVIQLPPGSSTTRTDAVMKKVAERVLPIEGITGTVMLSGFDGTTQTQSASSAAAYWVLDDFHHREGNGQSIDELIAKAQAATADINEARLMIVKPPVIQGIGSAGGFRMMLKDDSGQGYRQMQEVANAVIAQANQQEGLAGVYTFFDTGTPRVKTDIDREKAQMLSVSPSDIFDTLSVYLGSAFINDFNLLGRTYRVTAQADASYRDDVSDIGNLYARSRNGAMVPLGSVATVTDTTGPYRVSRYNLAPAVAIDGDTAPTSSTGQSLVTMEKVAAETVPQGYSTEWTGIAFQQASTGNTAIYVFGLAVLLVFLVLAAQYESLIMPLAIILIVPMCLLAAMIGVNLMGMDNNVLTQIGLVVLIALSAKNAILIVEFARQGEALHGLSPIDAAIEAARTRLRPILMTSFAFILGSVPLVIATGAGAELRQALGTAVCFGMLGVTGFGLIFTPTFYVVCRALGDRLASLRGPSRRSEASPAMQPAE from the coding sequence ATGAACATTTCCCGCTTCTTCATCGATCGGCCGATCTTCGCCTGCGTCCTCGCGGTGCTGGTGACGCTGGTCGGCGCGATTTCCTACTTCTTCCTGCCGGTCAGCCAGTATCCCGACATCGTGCCGCCGACGGTGACCGTCACCGCGGTCTATCCCGGTGCCTCGGCCGAGACGGTGGCCGATACCGTCGCCAATCCGATCGAGCAGGAGATCAACGGCGTCGACGGTATGCTCTACCAGTCGAGCGAATCCACCGGCGACGGGCGGATGACGATCACCGTCACCTTCGCGCCTGGCACCGACCTCGACGAAGCGCAGGTGCTGGTCCAGAACCGCGTCGCAATCGCCGAGGCGCGGCTGCCCGAAGAGGTCCAGCGGCTCGGCATCGTCACCCGCAAGACCACGCCCGACTTCCTGATGGTGGTCAATCTGGTATCGCCCGACGGTTCGCTCGACCGCGAATATATCTCGAACTACGCACAGACGCGGATCAAGGACCGTGTCGCCCGGCTCGAAGGGGTCGGCGACGTACAGATGTTCGGCCAGCGCGAGCTGGCGATGCGCGTGTGGATCGATCCGGGCCGTGCCGCCGCGCTAGGCCTGACGGGCAGCGATGTCGTGCGTGCGCTGAGGGCGCAGAACGTGCAGGTCGCCGCCGGCACGCTCGGCCAGCAGCCGAGCCCCGATTCCGCATTCCAGCTCAATGTCGAGACGCAGGGCCGCTTCACCAGCCCGGACCAGTTCGGCCAGGTGGTGATCCGCACCGACGAACAGGGCCGCCAGATCCACGTCAGCGACGTGGCACGGGTCGAGATCGGCGCGGCGGACTACGCCACATCGGCCTACCTCAACGACACGGATTCGGTGATCCTGCCAGTGTTCCAGAAGCCCGGCTCCAACGCGCTCGCCGCGGCGGAAGGCGTCAAGGCGACGATGGACGAACTGGCGGCCGATTTCCCGCAGGGCCTCGAATACCGGATCGTCTACAACCCGACCGAATTCATCGCCGAAAGCATCGACGCGGTGCTGCACACATTGCTCGAGGCGGTGGTGCTGGTGGTGCTGGTGATCATCGTCTTCCTGCAGAAGGCGCGCGCCTCGATCATTCCCGTGCTCGCGATCCCGATCTCGCTCGTCGGCACCTTCGCCGTGCTCGCGATGCTCGGCTATTCGCTCAACAACCTCTCGCTGTTCGGGCTGGTTCTCGCGATCGGGATCGTGGTCGACGACGCGATCGTGGTGGTCGAGAATGTCGAGCGCAATCTGGAGGCTGGCTACAGCCCGCTGGAAGCCGCGCGGCGATCGATGGACGAGGTCGGCAGCGCGCTGATCGCGATCGTGCTGGTACTGTGCGCGGTGTTCGTGCCCACGCTGTTCATGGGCGGCCTCTCGGGCGAGTTCTACAAGCAGTTTGCGGTCACGATTTCCGCGGCGACCATCATCTCGCTGTTCGTGTCGCTCACGCTGTCGCCCGCGCTGTCCGCGCTGCTTCTGCGGCCGCACGAGCACCTGCCCGAGGACGCGCCGCGCTGGCGCAAGGCGATCGAGCGGGCGGGCGACAGGTTCAACGCCGGGTTCGAGCGCTTCAGCGACAGCTATGCGCGCCTGACCGGGCGGCTGGTGGCGATGCCCCGGCGCATGATGCTCGCCTATGGCGTGCTGATCGGCCTCACCGGGTTCGCATTGGTTATGACCCCCACCGGCTTCGTACCGCAGCAGGACCAGGGCTATTTCGTCTCGGTCATCCAGCTTCCCCCGGGCTCGTCCACGACCCGCACCGATGCGGTGATGAAGAAGGTCGCCGAGCGTGTGCTGCCGATCGAGGGGATCACGGGCACGGTCATGCTGTCCGGCTTCGACGGGACGACGCAGACCCAGTCCGCCAGCTCGGCGGCCGCCTACTGGGTGCTCGACGATTTCCATCACCGTGAGGGCAACGGCCAGTCGATCGACGAACTGATCGCCAAGGCGCAGGCCGCCACCGCCGACATCAACGAAGCGCGCCTGATGATCGTCAAGCCGCCCGTCATCCAGGGGATCGGCTCCGCCGGCGGGTTCCGCATGATGCTGAAGGACGATTCCGGGCAGGGCTACCGCCAGATGCAGGAAGTGGCCAATGCCGTCATCGCGCAGGCCAACCAGCAGGAAGGGCTGGCCGGGGTCTATACCTTCTTCGACACCGGCACCCCGCGCGTGAAGACCGATATCGACCGCGAAAAGGCGCAGATGCTGAGCGTTTCGCCGAGCGACATCTTCGACACGCTGTCGGTCTATCTGGGCAGCGCCTTTATCAACGACTTCAACCTGCTCGGGCGGACCTATCGCGTCACCGCGCAGGCGGATGCGAGCTATCGCGACGATGTCAGCGATATCGGCAATCTGTATGCCCGGTCCCGCAATGGAGCGATGGTGCCGCTGGGATCGGTTGCGACCGTGACCGACACAACCGGCCCGTACCGCGTCAGCCGCTACAACCTCGCGCCCGCAGTGGCCATCGACGGCGACACCGCCCCGACGAGTTCGACCGGGCAATCGCTGGTGACGATGGAGAAGGTCGCAGCCGAAACCGTACCGCAGGGCTATTCGACCGAATGGACCGGCATCGCCTTCCAGCAGGCCAGCACCGGCAACACTGCGATCTACGTCTTCGGGCTCGCGGTGCTGCTCGTCTTCCTCGTGCTGGCGGCGCAGTACGAAAGCCTGATCATGCCGCTGGCGATCATCCTGATCGTGCCGATGTGCCTGCTGGCGGCGATGATCGGGGTCAACCTGATGGGGATGGACAACAATGTCCTCACCCAGATCGGGCTGGTCGTGCTGATCGCGCTGTCCGCCAAGAACGCGATCCTGATCGTGGAATTCGCCCGCCAGGGTGAGGCGCTGCACGGGCTGTCGCCCATCGATGCCGCGATCGAGGCGGCGCGGACCCGTCTGCGGCCGATCCTGATGACGAGCTTCGCCTTCATCCTCGGCTCGGTCCCGCTGGTGATCGCGACCGGCGCGGGCGCGGAACTGCGCCAGGCGCTGGGCACGGCGGTGTGCTTCGGCATGCTTGGCGTGACCGGCTTCGGCCTGATCTTCACCCCCACTTTCTACGTCGTTTGCCGCGCTCTGGGCGACCGGCTCGCATCGCTGCGCGGTCCCAGCCGCCGTAGCGAGGCGAGCCCGGCGATGCAGCCGGCCGAATAG